The following proteins are encoded in a genomic region of Candidatus Atribacteria bacterium:
- the nadC gene encoding carboxylating nicotinate-nucleotide diphosphorylase, with protein MNISIMENILIDKIIEQALLEDIGTGDITTESIIPSDLKAKGIINTYEEGVVAGLDIACLVFQKLGTDIAFQKNILDGTKVAREEKLAEIIGSARIILMGERVALNFIQRMSGIATTTSQFCKEVKDFPVRIVDTRKTTPGLRILEKYAIRMGGGYNHRFGLYDAVLIKDNHIVAAGGIKSAVNSVRKQISHTLKIEVEVENLSQLQEALKMQVDIIMLDNMDLETMKEAVRLVKGKTLIEASGGITLKNVRKIAQTGVDFISIGALTHSVKSLDISMEII; from the coding sequence ATGAACATTTCAATAATGGAAAATATTCTAATAGATAAAATAATAGAACAAGCTTTACTGGAAGATATTGGAACCGGAGATATTACTACTGAATCAATTATTCCTTCCGATTTAAAAGCTAAAGGAATCATTAACACCTATGAAGAAGGTGTGGTTGCCGGGTTAGATATTGCTTGCCTGGTATTTCAAAAATTAGGTACAGATATTGCTTTCCAAAAAAATATCCTAGATGGAACAAAAGTTGCTCGAGAGGAAAAATTAGCAGAAATTATTGGTTCTGCCAGAATTATTCTTATGGGAGAAAGAGTTGCTTTAAATTTTATTCAAAGAATGTCTGGTATAGCTACTACTACCTCTCAATTCTGTAAGGAAGTAAAAGATTTCCCGGTTCGAATAGTTGATACACGTAAAACTACCCCTGGATTACGAATATTAGAAAAATATGCTATCCGTATGGGAGGAGGATATAATCACCGCTTCGGACTATACGATGCTGTATTAATTAAGGATAATCATATAGTAGCAGCAGGAGGAATAAAATCAGCAGTAAATTCTGTGCGAAAACAAATCTCTCATACATTAAAGATTGAAGTTGAAGTAGAAAACCTATCTCAACTACAAGAAGCTTTAAAGATGCAAGTTGACATAATTATGTTAGATAACATGGATTTAGAAACTATGAAAGAAGCAGTAAGATTGGTTAAAGGTAAAACTTTAATTGAGGCATCAGGTGGAATTACTTTGAAAAATGTACGGAAAATTGCTCAAACTGGAGTAGATTTTATTTCTATTGGT